The DNA window TAGCGAAGCTAACTTAATGTTCTTAATGATTTGAAATAAAATGAATGTTCACAACATTTTCGGTAGAACCAAAATTTCAATTAATGGATTATAAAAAATTAAACCACATAGGAGAAAAGTAGTCGAAATTGTTAAAAAAGATTGACATAGAAAATTCTTTTTGCACATAGTGCTGTGAATACTATGCAAAAGCATAGCTTTCTAAAAATAGAAACTATGTGGTAAAAAAAATTCACAACATTTCCAGTAAAACCAAAAAAAAAGACCGATACAAAATTTTTGTATCGGTCTTTTTTATGAATTCGTAAGTTGAACTTAAGAATGTTTTACAACCTACTATCCACCGTAAATTACAGCATCTGGAATATAATATTTTTCAGTTCCATTGCAGATAATTTCCCACTCATCTGAGCTGATTTTTGCAAAAGATAATTTACAGTTGGTTGATTTGCAAGTCCATTCTCCTTGCGAAAACACAAATACTCGTTTGCTTTTACCAGGCATAGTAGCGTGTACTTCTGCACCGCCATTAGAGCGAATAACTCCAAATTTAGCCGAGGTAGGTTTAGAACCGTTTGCAGCTCTTAAATCGCCTGTTGCATTATAATTGGTTCCTGAAACTTTAGCGTCACCACTGTTGCTGCTCGCAGGAATACTGATACTTAAACTATAGGTTGCTTTTTCACCGCGTCTGGCAGAGCTTCTCATTTGATACACTCTGATTTTATAGGTACCACTTTTAGTCAAATTAAGACTGCAAGTGTTGCCCTCATTTTGCCCGATGAAATCAGCTGCCCCTTCAGATCCAGGCGGAAGCACATTAAAATAACTGCTTTTAGAGGTTGGTTTTAAGGTTACTTTTAAAGTTTGGCCTGCATTGGCTCCTACTGTGTAATCAATAGTTTGTTCACCAACGATAGTACCATTGATTACTGTTGATGATTTACCCGTTGGGAAGGAAACTTTTTTTGTAATAATTTGAGCTGAGGTGGCAACTGGAAACAACGCCAGAATTGCTACAAATAAGCCCATTCTTTTTAAACATTTTTTCATAATAAGTTGTTTTAACGGTTATTAACTCAAATTTATAAAAAAAACTAAAATTATATTTATCTTAAATAAAAAATTAACACAATGTTTAACTTTGTTTAATACCATATTATAAATAAGCAGTCAACGAAATTTTACGTTTACATTATTGGATAAGCTAGCCACCTGAACCGTTTCAGGCGCTGGAGCGGTTTTTTTTTAAGGGTTTGGTTGATATAGAATTGTTAAGGGTTGCTTTGGATGGTATTGCGGATTTTATTTTTTAATAAGTAGCCTTGATGGATTTATATTTTTTGTTTTCTGACTTATGTGAAAAACTAGCCTTGAAATTAATTTGTACCCACTAGGTCTTAGTCATTAAGACTCCTACTAAAAATTTTGAAAGTCCTATTTTTCCATAAACGATCTAATTAAAAGCTACTAATCGAACTTGGGTTACTAGCAATATGTTTTAAATCATACCTATTGTGATTATTTTGAAACCCATTGAGTACTCGATATGGATAATTTTGTCACAGCTATTTTGATGCTACCATTTATGAACTACAATTTTCTTAGCCATTAAAACATCTTTTGAGCTCTATTCCATCCAACTTATTTTATTAAACCATTAACCATTTTGCAATTATGACTTCAGAAAGTTCAAAAACCAATTGGGGACAATTTATTCCCCTAGTAACCGTATTCTTCTTTTGGGGATTTGTTGCCGCGAGTAACGACATTTTAATCCCCGTTTTCAAAAAAGCCTTTGATTTGACACAAGGTCAAAGCCAGTTCGTTTCCATCGCTTTTTACATTTCTTATACCGTGGGTTCCTTGATATATATGGGAGTTTCTTTATTGATGAAACAAGATTTAGTCAACAAAATAGGCTATAAGAACGGTTTGGCATTAGGATTAGTAATTTCTGCTCTTGGAACTTTATTATTTTATCCAGCTGCCAATACAGGTTCTTATCCGTTGATGTTGGCTGGATTATTCACTGTTGGGTTAGGATTTTCGTTACAACAAACGGTTGCCAATCCACTAGCGATTGCTTTGGGGCCAATAAAAACAGGTTCGCAACGATTGACGTTGGCTGGAGGAATCAACAATTTTGGAACTACTATTGGTCCTCTAATTGTAAGTTTTGCCATTTTTGGAGCTGCTGCTACCGGAAACACGAATATGAGTATCGAAAGTGTAAAAATTCCATATTTAATTTTAGGATTGGCTTTTTTGTTAGTTGCTGTATTGTTGAAATTTTCTTCTTTGCCAGAACATCCTCAAACCATAGAAGAATCTTCAGAAGAAGCAGCTACAGCAAAAAGCTCTGCTTTACAATATCCTCAATTGGTTATGGGGATGATTGGCATTTTTCTGTATGTAGGTGTCGAAGTTTCTACGGCAAGCAACTTACCGGCTTATATGGAAACCAAATTGGGTTTTGCCATCGGTGATATTGCTCCTTATATCTCCTTGTATTGGGCAAGTTTAATGATTGGTCGTTGGACTGGAGCTGTCGAAGCTTTTACCGATAATATGACCACTCAAAAAATTCTGCGTTTCTTGGCACCGTATTTGGCTTTTGGTATTTTCTTGCTTGTTAATGCCATTGCAAAACACGACTTGACTCCTTTCTACGTATATGGATTGATTATTTTGGTGTTAATTGCTGCCGATATGGCTAGTAAAGGGAATCCTGCCAGAATGTTACTGATTTTTGCTTCATTGGGAATTGTAGCCTTATTTATAGGAATGGCAACAAGCGGAATGGTAAGTGTTTATGCTTTTACAAGTGTTGGATTATTTTGCAGCACGCTTTGGCCTTGTATCTTTACTTTGGCGGTAAGTGGATTAGGAAAACATACCAGTCAAGGTAGTAGTTTTTTGATTATGATGATTATGGGTGGTGGAATTGTAAGTTGGTTGCAAGGTTTTGTTTCGGATAGCATAGGAATCCAGAATAGTTATATTGTCGGGGTAATATGTTTTGCTTATTTGGCATTTTATGCTTGGAAAGTGAGTGGTATTCTAAGAAATCAAGGGATTGATTTTGATACCAAAATTAGTGGAGGACACTAATTTTTTAGGTTCTACCGGGTTTTGAATAAATTTGAAATTAATTTAAACCACATAGAAAAGTGGTCGAAATTGTTGAAAAGATTGACCTAGAAAATTCTTTTTGCCATAGTGCAATGAATAGTATGCAAAAGCAATGCTTTCTATAAATGAAATCTACATTCTGCTAGCTATCGGAACCATACTAAAAACTATGTGGTAAAAAAACTTCACAACATTTCTAGTAAAACCATTTTTTATGCAGGATTTCGATTTAGGTTGCCTTGCAATTTGTAAAATTCAGGACCTAGTTCAAATGGCTATTTTAAGCAGGTGGGTATAATTAACAATAACCTTCATCAAAAATAATTTACACCTAACGAGTTATTTTATGGAGGTCAAGATAGGCTTCGTTTGATTCTTCAATTTTTCAATTCCACATACCATTGAATTATATCTTCAAAAATAGTCCGTGAGGCTTTCGGTATTGCTAACAATACGGCTTACTCACGGAGTTTAACGCGGATTCTGGGTTTAAAAAAAGAAAAAGAGGAATTTTTTAATTGGACTTAAATTATACTCTTTATGATTATTATGAAACCCGATACAATTGTAGTAACGCTAATTTTGGCATTATAATTTTAGTGATATGGTTTATTTATTAGCCTAAAGTTCTTAAAATCATAAAAACGATTTGTTTACTGATTTGGACTCGAAAAACAGAATCGTATTTTTTTACCCTAAAACTATAAAGAATAGTGGGGATAAAAGAGGTCCTGATTGTGATAATAGCATAAAGGGTACAAGGCAGAAGGCAGATTATTTTATAGATTTTAAACTGCCCCTGAACCAAAAACACAAACCAAAAGAGAATACTATTATTAATTACTAATTCAATATTTTATTAACCAAAAAACAATTATTATGAAAAAACGATTACACAATCGGAAAAAACGAACCACCTTCTTGTACAGCTTGTGCTTGATGCTGCTGTGTGCTAATGTGGGATTCGCGCAAGGACCATGGAATTTTCCAACAGATATTCAAAGTTGGGTCGTTCAAGGGTCTTCTGCAGTTAGCTGGGATGGGACTGTTTTTAATAATGCTTCTGGCTCATTAAAGACTGTAACCACAGCTATAACAGCTGGTGCAAAATCACCAACATTCACACCTACAATAGCTGGAAATTACATCTTTTCTGCTTACATTAAAGGTACAGCGGGAGATAAAGTAAGATTAGATATTTTTCAAGGATCTGCTTCTGTTGGTACAGATTATACTTTGCTTACAAGTAACTTCGAACTTGTAACGCGAACAGTTACTGTTGTTGGAGGAACAAATATGACACTAAGAATACTAGACAGAATTGGTTCAAAAACTCTCTATATAGATGATGTTTCATTTACTTATGTCCCTCCTGCAGGATCTATTTTAACTACAAATGTAATTGGTGGAGGTACGGTAACTAAAAGCCCAGACCAACCTTCTTATACTGCTGGTTCTGTTACAGTAAATGCTATACAAAAAACACATTGGTTGTTTAGTACCTGGTCTGGAGATCTTACGGGAACTACAAACCCAGAAAGTGTACCTTTAGATGGTACTACTAATAAGACGGTAACTGCAAATTTTATTGTTGATCCAGCCTTTAATTATGCCTTTAATTATAACTTAGGTACTGATTTAGAAGGTTGGGCACCAGATGCTGCTCAACTAACAGCTTCCGTTTCTGGAGGCATTGCTACTTTGACACCTACAGCAAATCAATTTGCTAGGTTTAGTTTACTTAATTTTCCTATACCTTCGGCAAATTATAATAAAGTAACGCTAGTTTTAAAAAATAATTCTGCCACCACAAACGAATTGGCAATAATCGCTGGAGCTACAACTGGAAATGTTACGACAATAACCACTAGCGATGCTGGATATCAAACTTATGTTATCGATCTGACAGCAAATGCAGGTTGGACAGGTTCGGTTACCTCTTTTAAAATAAGATTTGCAAATTCAACAAATAGTGGAAAACCTTCAGATGCAGGGACTATAGAAATTGACAGTATTATTTTTTCCTATACTTATCCAACAACTTATTATTATAAAGGTGTCGGTTCTTTAGCGAGTTTAGCTAGCTGGTCTTCAAAAGAAGATGGTTCAGGTGCGGCCCCAATCAATTTCACAGCGGATGGAATTACCTATAGAATATCAACATCTGTTGCAACAGATGCATCTTGGACCGTTTCAGGAGTCGGCTCCAAAGTTATTTTTGGAAAATCAACAGCGGCAGCAGTTACATTAACTGTCGCAGATACTTTTCCAATTATAGGAACTATCGATGTAACTGCTGCAAGTACTGGATCGAACAGTGTTTTATGGCAAGATGCAACAACTCCTTCTTTCGGTTCTTTAAATACAAACTCAGAAGTGCATTTTCAGAAATCAGCCACTTTCACATTTAGTTTGGTTCCTACTTTTGGAAAATTATTTATTGACAATTCTAGTGCAGTAACTTTTGGAGCAGGAATAAAAAATGTTACAACATCTTTAACTATTGGTTCAGGAAGTAGTTTAGCTACTGGTGATGGTTTAATCCTAAAATCAACCGCTACAAAAACTGCAGTGGTAGCTCCTGTTTTAGGCTCTATTACTGGTAATGTAACTGTAGAACGTAATATTCCTGCAAGTCAAAGAGCCTATCGCTTATTGAGTCCAGCTGTGACTACTAGTACTTTTATCGATGCCAACTGGCAGTTAGGAACTCATATTACAGGTACTGGCGGAGCTACCAATGGTTTTGATGTAACAACTAGTAATGGTTCGTCGATGTTTATACATAACAATACGACTCCTGCTTGGGTAGCAGTTGGCAATACAAATGCAACAGTTCTTACTGCGGGAGTTCCTTATCTTATTTATATCCGAGGAAGTAGAACTGCCTCTCTAACCGTTGTTGCAGAAGTTCCACCGGTAACAATAGCTAGTGATGCCACAACTTTGAGTGCAACCGGTGTTTTAACTACAGGAAATGTTACTGTTAATGGTTTAAATGAAACTGCGAACGGATTTAGTGCTGTGGGAAATCCGTATCAAGCACAAGTTGATATGCAAGCAGTATTAGCTAGTGCAACAAATCTAAACAACGGATTCTATTATGTAGTCGATCCCGCTTTGGGAACCAAAGGGGGCTATCTTACTGTAGATGTTACTGCTGCTGCAACCGCAGAAATTAGCAAAAATTTACAACCAGGACAGGCTTGTTTTGTTCAAACTCTAGCTGCAGGTCCAGCGTCACTAACTTTTACAGAGGCAAATAAAACAGAGGCCTCGGCGCAAACCAACATATTCAAGGTGAAAAATTCAGTGCAATCAGGACTTGATTTAACTTTATTTGATGCAGCTTCAAACAGATTGGATGTTTTGAAAATTGCTTTTGATGCCAGTGAAACCAATGCTGTAAACCAAAATGATGCGTCTAAATTGACCAATTTTGATGAAAGTATGGCTACTTCTAACAACGGTAAATTATTGGCTATCGAGAAAAGAGCGATGCCAACTGCTACTGATGAAATTCCGTTGAATATCACTAAATACAGAGGAACATCCTATTCATTGAAACTACAAGGTACAGGATTGACAGCAACTCCTTATTTGTTGGATACGTTCTCAGGAACAACTACGGAGATTCCACTAGACGGCAGCGTAGATTATGCTTTTACTGTTGATGCGGGAAATACGGCTACTTCGGCTGCCAACCGTTTCAAATTGATTTACGCCAAAACATTGAAAGTAATAGACAATGCCACAGCAGGATTTAGTTTGTATCCTAATCCATCCAAAGCAAATTCATTCAATATTGTGATTCCTCAAGGCAATGCTAAAGCTTCGCTAACCGTAAGCAATTTGTTGGGACAAAAATTGTATTCTCAAAATGATCTACAGGCGGGTGCTACAGAAAGAATTACGGTAGCCAATGTGAAAACTGCAGGAGTATATTTGGTTAGCTTGACTTCGGAAGGTAAAACCTCAACAACGAAATGGATTGTAGAATAATTAAAAAAACAGAAAAGATGAAAAATACAAATAGATTTTCTACGATAGTAAACAAAACCCTATTGTTGGTTATTTTTATGATGGTTTCTATTCCAGAAGCATTTGCTCAAGATCCAACAGATTTACCTGACGCTCCAGTTGACGAACCTGCAGCACCCATTGACGACTACGTTTGGGTGATGGGGTTGATAGGTCTAGTATTCGTTTTCTTGCGATTCAGAGCGATGACTCAGCAAGAAAGCAGGACTCAAGAATAAAAATTGAGGTTCAAAATTAGTTCAAAATCCCCCGATACTCTTCGGGGGGAGAACTAATTATAAACACAGTCGTTTTTAGGAAAAACGAAAGAGTATTGTTCATTCAACTAACCGAAATACAACCCAAAGGCTGCACATTTTATTGTTGTAAAGTCTAAAAAATAATACAATAAATTATTGCCTCGATGCACAGCGAAATCAATTGAAAACTACGGATTAAAAATTCTAGTGACAACAAACTAAATTCAAAACGCATGGCACTACCCAAGGTGGCTAGGGCTTGCTAGGTTCAAAAACCAAAGAAATAGTTTTGGTTTTAGTCCTAATTAAATGCGCTTAAAAACAACAACATTATGATAACTATTTCAACTATTAGAAAAGCCTTCGCTCTACATCAATTTAACACCCTGACATTAGTCAATAATGGTGTGATTTTGAATAGCGGAAAAAAAAGCGAGAAAGAAATTTTATATTCTGAATTGGATAAGATTTATATTAAAAGAAATAATTTGAACCCCATTATTGAACTAATGCTGATCAGCTTGCCCTTTTTGCTAATCTATATTGTCCTACAGTACGCTCCATTCGAAATGCTCATTATCGCATCCTTCTTTTCCATTTTTCCTGTTTTCATAGCGGTGCACAATTACAAATGGTATGTGCTAAAACTGCGACTCAAAGATGGAACTACGCATTGCAAAAGAGTGTCCCTTCATTTGAAGTCAGAAAGTGTTAGTATAATGGATAAAGTATATTGTGAACATTTGCATTACCAAGCCAACAGACTGATGTCGGCTTAAAAAGGAGAAGAGTGAGAGCTAATCCAAGTAGGTTTGTTTGTTAGTTTCAATAGCATTTTTAGAATCGTAATCAAATTGCACCAAGGTCTTAGAAAACCAAAGAAATTCAATATGAAATCAAAATCAATCATTCTGCTGGTAGTCTTGCACCATCTTTCCATTTTGTCATTGCAAGCCCAAATCACGCCCAATGCCATGGTAGCCAAAATGGGAAGAGGAATCAACCTTGGGAATGTGCTCAGTGCGCCTATCGAAGGTAATTGGGCGCCACCGGTGCAAGAATCTTATTTTGACAATATTGCTTTAGTGGGATTTAAAACCGTTAGGATTCCAATACGTTTTGACAGCTATACCACTCCGTTTTCCAGTGTGACTTACAAAGATGCAAATGGAAATTATATAGGCAATGTATCTGATTATACGGTGAGTACTGCTTATTTAAATCGTATAGAACAAGTGGTAGATTGGGCTTTGGCTAAAGGACTTATCCCCATTATTGATGTTCACGGGGATCATTGGTTTTGGGAGAGTTACCGAGCAACTATTGGAGGTCAACCAAATCCGGATTACAAAACAGGGGCAGATCGCTTAGCTGCAGAAGATCGCTTCAGAGCCATCTGGACCGCCATTTCGACCCGTTTTCAAAATAAATCGGAGAATTTATTGTTCGAAATAATGAATGAGGCTTATTTTTCGATGAATGAGGCAGAGGTAGATAACACCAACACTTATATTTTGAATATTATCAGGGCGACCAATCCTACTAGAAATGTCATCGTAAACGGAGGCAAGAAAAATTCTTATGAATCTCCTTTGCAAATGGGAGTTTCTTATCCTAATAACAACAATTATTTGTACAATGATAAGTATCTCATCGCGACTTTTCATTACTATTTGCCTCGAGCCTTTACAGCTTCGGCCGATGCTACAAATAACGATAACGATTGGGGAACTGTACAGGACAAATTGGATGTTGATGCTCATTTCAACCTAGTAAAAAATTGGTCACAGACTGTTGGCGTTCCCGTATTTTTAGGAGAATTTGGTGCTGACAATGAAGGCGGTTTTAATTACAGCACGGGGCAATATGGCGCGAATGGTGGACCGGATCCTGCTTCCAGAGCGGAATTTCATAGGTATTTGGCACAGAAAGCCATTGATTTGGGTTTTTCTTTTGCGGTTTGGGATGCGGGCGATGAATCTGGAAAAACCATTTATAAAGTAACCAATAAAGATTGGGTTGTCGATGTACGAAATGCCGTTTTGAATGCCCAATGCAGTAGTTCAGGAATTATAGACAATGCTGATTTGGAGTGTAATTATGATTTCGTTTGGGGATTAACCACACAAAATGGGGCAGTAGCCAGCCGAAACAATGCCTTGACTGCGGAAAGCTACAACAATAGCAAAACCATAAAAATTAATGTTGCTACAGCGGGGACAAATCCCGAAAGTGTTATTCTCAATAATAAAACGGCAACCACCGGTTTTACCATAGGTGCTAATTATTCGTTTCGCTGTTTTGCCAAAGGAAATAACAACCAAACTTTCAATATTCGCATAAAAGCAGTCATCAACGGAGTTGAAGCATACCAAACTTCACCGAATTTGACTTTGACCAATGCGTATCAAGAATTTGCTTTTCCGTACACGGTTCAGCCGAACACGACTTCATTGGAGTTTCAGCTTCTTTCTGGTTTGAATGCAGGAGATTATTATTTCGATAATTTTTCGGCTACAACTGTTCTAAATGGCAATTATTATTATGATGGTTCAGGTTCGGTAGCCGATACAATCAATTGGTGGTCGAATACCGATGGAACAGGAGTAAATCCAAGCAATTTCACTGCCGATGCACAAATTTTTATTCTCCGAAATACCACAGCGGTTACAACTACTGCTTCTTGGACGGTTTCGGGTGCAGGATCTAAAATAGTGGTTGGCGATTCCTCTCAACCGGGACTTAGTCTAACGGTGGCGAATACTTTTCCAATTACGGGAACTATCGATATTGCTGCGGCCAGTTCGGGAGTGAATAGTCTTGTTTGGCAGAGTACCATTTTGCCAACTTTTGGAACATTAGATAGTACTTCAGAAGTTCATTTTCAACTCGCTTCAGGAACTAATTATGCTTTTGTAACTAGCCCTAGTTTTGGGAAATTGTTTATAGATGGTTCAGGTTCTGTTAGTTTTTCGAGTACCACCATTCCAGTTGTCGTACTAACTTCCTTGACCGTTGCTAGTGGTTCCATATTGAATTTAGCATTTGCAACAGCAAATTATGTTTACCTTACTGCAGGAGCAACAGCTGTTATAAATGGTACTGTGAAAAGCCCAAAATTGGCAGGGATTTTTAGTTTTGGTGTGGGTACAGCAGATTTAGCAAAAGGGTCCATTCAATTTTTCGATGCAAATCCAAATTTAATACTTGGTGCTGCAAGTACTATCGAGTATTCAAGGTCTACAGCATCAGGAACCTCAACGCAAATAATTTCTACTTTACCCACAACTGTTAGCTATGCAAATCTCACGTTTTCAGAGGTACCGTCGGCAGGCTCCACAACAAAAACAATAAACGGACCTATTGTAGTAACAAATAAATTGACCGTAAGTCAGTCAACAAATGCAGGAAGTACATTCACCACAGGAGGCTTTTTAACCTTAAAATCCACAGCAACTCAAACTGCTGTTGTCTCTCCAGTTGTGGGAACGATTACCGGTAACGTAATTGTCGAACGCTATATTCCATCTGGTTTTAGAGCCTATCGTTTGCTGAGTTCACCAGTTACAACTTCGACTTCAGTGCAAGCGAATTGGCAAGAAAATAGCCTGAACGCAAACCCAAATCCAGGGTACGGAACGCATATAACCGGCGTCGGAGGAAACACAAATGGTTTCGACGCTACCACTTCTAATGCCCCATCTTTGTTTACCCATAACAATACAGGAGCTCCCGCTTCTTGGACGGCTATGACAACTACCACTGGTACACTTGCGGCAGGATTGCCCTATTTAATTTATATCAGAGGAAGCCGCCAAGCCACTAATATTTCGACCTTGGGCAATGATGCTACGACCTTGAGAGCAACGGGAGTTTTAAAAACAGGAACTGTGGCAGTTACTAATTTAAATGCTACCGCGAATGGATTTAGTGCGATTGGAAATCCTTATCAGGCACAAGTGGATATGCAAGCGGTATTATCAACTTCAACTAATTTGAATACCTCATTCTATTATGTTTTAGAACCAAAAATGGGTTCAAAAGGACAATATGTTACCGTTAATGTGGTGACCAATACCAATACTGGAGGTTCGACTGCGAATCGATATTTGCAACCTTGGCAAGGAGCTTTTGTAAAAACAGTAGCTGTACCGACGGCAACTCCTACGCTTTCTTTTACTGAAAATAACAAATATGAAGGTACACCACAAACTTCGGTTTTCAAGACGGCCAACACCAGTTCTAGCCTGCGTTTAGCCTTGTATGAAACCGCTAGTTTAGCACAAAATGGCTATCCTTTAGATGGTTTAATTGTTGATTTTGGTGCAAGCGAAAGTAATGAGGTCAATCAAAATGATGCGGTCAAGTTAACCAACTTCGACGAAAATATGGCGACTTCGAATAGCGGTAAATTATTGTCTATCGAAAGAAGAGCAATTCCAATTGAAGCGGATCAAATTCCATTGAGCATTAATAATTACAAAGGAACTAATTATACGCTAAAAATCGATGCTAGTGCATTGACAGGAGCCAATCCGTACCTACAGGACAGTTACACCAACACCACTACCGAAATACCCCAAGAAGGCAACTTGAATTATAATTTCACCGTTGATGCCGGTATTCCTGCCTCAGTAGCTTCGGATCGATTTAAGATAGTATATGCTAAAACATTGGGAATTGATCAGCCGAATTTCGATTCCAATTCAATCGTCGTTTATAAAGACAAAGGCGTATTTTATGTCAATTCAGGTGCTGAAGTACTGGATTCAATTACCATCTTTGATATTCAAGGAAAAAAAATAGGGCAACACAAAAACATCAATAGCAAATCGTATCGCTTCAATGCAGCGGGAATTTCACCGCAGGTACTGATTTTTAAAATTAGTACAGCGGAAGGTAA is part of the Flavobacterium nackdongense genome and encodes:
- a CDS encoding MFS transporter → MTSESSKTNWGQFIPLVTVFFFWGFVAASNDILIPVFKKAFDLTQGQSQFVSIAFYISYTVGSLIYMGVSLLMKQDLVNKIGYKNGLALGLVISALGTLLFYPAANTGSYPLMLAGLFTVGLGFSLQQTVANPLAIALGPIKTGSQRLTLAGGINNFGTTIGPLIVSFAIFGAAATGNTNMSIESVKIPYLILGLAFLLVAVLLKFSSLPEHPQTIEESSEEAATAKSSALQYPQLVMGMIGIFLYVGVEVSTASNLPAYMETKLGFAIGDIAPYISLYWASLMIGRWTGAVEAFTDNMTTQKILRFLAPYLAFGIFLLVNAIAKHDLTPFYVYGLIILVLIAADMASKGNPARMLLIFASLGIVALFIGMATSGMVSVYAFTSVGLFCSTLWPCIFTLAVSGLGKHTSQGSSFLIMMIMGGGIVSWLQGFVSDSIGIQNSYIVGVICFAYLAFYAWKVSGILRNQGIDFDTKISGGH
- a CDS encoding T9SS type A sorting domain-containing protein; protein product: MKKRLHNRKKRTTFLYSLCLMLLCANVGFAQGPWNFPTDIQSWVVQGSSAVSWDGTVFNNASGSLKTVTTAITAGAKSPTFTPTIAGNYIFSAYIKGTAGDKVRLDIFQGSASVGTDYTLLTSNFELVTRTVTVVGGTNMTLRILDRIGSKTLYIDDVSFTYVPPAGSILTTNVIGGGTVTKSPDQPSYTAGSVTVNAIQKTHWLFSTWSGDLTGTTNPESVPLDGTTNKTVTANFIVDPAFNYAFNYNLGTDLEGWAPDAAQLTASVSGGIATLTPTANQFARFSLLNFPIPSANYNKVTLVLKNNSATTNELAIIAGATTGNVTTITTSDAGYQTYVIDLTANAGWTGSVTSFKIRFANSTNSGKPSDAGTIEIDSIIFSYTYPTTYYYKGVGSLASLASWSSKEDGSGAAPINFTADGITYRISTSVATDASWTVSGVGSKVIFGKSTAAAVTLTVADTFPIIGTIDVTAASTGSNSVLWQDATTPSFGSLNTNSEVHFQKSATFTFSLVPTFGKLFIDNSSAVTFGAGIKNVTTSLTIGSGSSLATGDGLILKSTATKTAVVAPVLGSITGNVTVERNIPASQRAYRLLSPAVTTSTFIDANWQLGTHITGTGGATNGFDVTTSNGSSMFIHNNTTPAWVAVGNTNATVLTAGVPYLIYIRGSRTASLTVVAEVPPVTIASDATTLSATGVLTTGNVTVNGLNETANGFSAVGNPYQAQVDMQAVLASATNLNNGFYYVVDPALGTKGGYLTVDVTAAATAEISKNLQPGQACFVQTLAAGPASLTFTEANKTEASAQTNIFKVKNSVQSGLDLTLFDAASNRLDVLKIAFDASETNAVNQNDASKLTNFDESMATSNNGKLLAIEKRAMPTATDEIPLNITKYRGTSYSLKLQGTGLTATPYLLDTFSGTTTEIPLDGSVDYAFTVDAGNTATSAANRFKLIYAKTLKVIDNATAGFSLYPNPSKANSFNIVIPQGNAKASLTVSNLLGQKLYSQNDLQAGATERITVANVKTAGVYLVSLTSEGKTSTTKWIVE
- a CDS encoding cellulase family glycosylhydrolase, which encodes MKSKSIILLVVLHHLSILSLQAQITPNAMVAKMGRGINLGNVLSAPIEGNWAPPVQESYFDNIALVGFKTVRIPIRFDSYTTPFSSVTYKDANGNYIGNVSDYTVSTAYLNRIEQVVDWALAKGLIPIIDVHGDHWFWESYRATIGGQPNPDYKTGADRLAAEDRFRAIWTAISTRFQNKSENLLFEIMNEAYFSMNEAEVDNTNTYILNIIRATNPTRNVIVNGGKKNSYESPLQMGVSYPNNNNYLYNDKYLIATFHYYLPRAFTASADATNNDNDWGTVQDKLDVDAHFNLVKNWSQTVGVPVFLGEFGADNEGGFNYSTGQYGANGGPDPASRAEFHRYLAQKAIDLGFSFAVWDAGDESGKTIYKVTNKDWVVDVRNAVLNAQCSSSGIIDNADLECNYDFVWGLTTQNGAVASRNNALTAESYNNSKTIKINVATAGTNPESVILNNKTATTGFTIGANYSFRCFAKGNNNQTFNIRIKAVINGVEAYQTSPNLTLTNAYQEFAFPYTVQPNTTSLEFQLLSGLNAGDYYFDNFSATTVLNGNYYYDGSGSVADTINWWSNTDGTGVNPSNFTADAQIFILRNTTAVTTTASWTVSGAGSKIVVGDSSQPGLSLTVANTFPITGTIDIAAASSGVNSLVWQSTILPTFGTLDSTSEVHFQLASGTNYAFVTSPSFGKLFIDGSGSVSFSSTTIPVVVLTSLTVASGSILNLAFATANYVYLTAGATAVINGTVKSPKLAGIFSFGVGTADLAKGSIQFFDANPNLILGAASTIEYSRSTASGTSTQIISTLPTTVSYANLTFSEVPSAGSTTKTINGPIVVTNKLTVSQSTNAGSTFTTGGFLTLKSTATQTAVVSPVVGTITGNVIVERYIPSGFRAYRLLSSPVTTSTSVQANWQENSLNANPNPGYGTHITGVGGNTNGFDATTSNAPSLFTHNNTGAPASWTAMTTTTGTLAAGLPYLIYIRGSRQATNISTLGNDATTLRATGVLKTGTVAVTNLNATANGFSAIGNPYQAQVDMQAVLSTSTNLNTSFYYVLEPKMGSKGQYVTVNVVTNTNTGGSTANRYLQPWQGAFVKTVAVPTATPTLSFTENNKYEGTPQTSVFKTANTSSSLRLALYETASLAQNGYPLDGLIVDFGASESNEVNQNDAVKLTNFDENMATSNSGKLLSIERRAIPIEADQIPLSINNYKGTNYTLKIDASALTGANPYLQDSYTNTTTEIPQEGNLNYNFTVDAGIPASVASDRFKIVYAKTLGIDQPNFDSNSIVVYKDKGVFYVNSGAEVLDSITIFDIQGKKIGQHKNINSKSYRFNAAGISPQVLIFKISTAEGKVVSKKVVN